A window of Zingiber officinale cultivar Zhangliang chromosome 5A, Zo_v1.1, whole genome shotgun sequence contains these coding sequences:
- the LOC121982339 gene encoding ras-related protein RABA1f-like, with protein MEYRSDDDYDYLFKVVLIGDSGVGKSNLLSRFTRNEFSLESKATIGVEFATRSIRVEDKVIKAQIWDTAGQERYRAITSAYYRGAVGALLVYDVTRHITFENVERWLKELRDHTESNIVIMLVGNKADLRHLRAVSTDDAKTFAENENTFFMETSALESTNVDIAFTEVLTQIHNVTSRKALEARDDQAALPKGQTINIGDDVSAIKKASCCSS; from the exons ATGGAGTACAGGTCGGACGACGACTATGACTACCTCTTCAAGGTGGTGCTCATCGGGGACTCCGGCGTCGGGAAATCCAACCTTCTCTCTCGATTCACTCGCAACGAGTTCAGCCTCGAGTCCAAGGCTACTATCGGGGTCGAGTTCGCCACCCGGAGCATCCGCGTCGAGGATAAGGTCATCAAGGCACAGATTTGGGACACCGCGGGCCAAGAAAG GTATCGAGCAATCACAAGTGCATATTATCGGGGAGCCGTTGGTGCACTTTTGGTGTATGATGTTACTCGGCACATAACGTTTGAGAACGTGGAGCGTTGGTTGAAAGAGCTCAGGGATCATACTGAATCTAACATTGTGATTATGCTCGTGGGCAACAAAGCGGACTTGCGTCATCTTAGAGCAGTTTCAACCGACGACGCAAAGACTTTCGCCGAAAATGAGAATACTTTCTTCATGGAGACATCGGCTCTTGAGTCTACAAATGTTGATATTGCCTTCACAGAAGTGCTCACTCAGATACACAACGTAACAAGCAGGAAGGCACTCGAAGCAAGGGACGATCAGGCAGCATTACCCAAGGGACAAACAATCAACATTGGTGATGATGTATCAGCTATCAAGAAGGCCAGTTGTTGTTCATCTTAA
- the LOC121983363 gene encoding transcription factor-like protein DPB isoform X1 — MHVNHSSEISLAVTDTEMSTNCKNTTNLDDLCEQEDKKIEASVSPVEEKRKAPRIKGWGLRKFSTIVCDKVKEKGRTTYNEVADEIICDLSSMEKKDTKFDEKNIRRRVYDAFNVLMAINVIAKDKKEIIWVGFPCNGLDKLAKTEERRKLLLKIQEKANSLRELENKYRDISNLIRRNQLSHKLGSASSDGIALPFLLVRTNPKATVEIEISEDMRMVNFDFHGAPFHLHDTDSILKAMRCARSSEQDQNLADTLTEQKSQQQQSALVPRD; from the exons ATGCATGTGAACCATAGCAGTGAGATTTCTTTAGCAGTTACTGATACAGAGATGAGCACAAATTGCAAGAATACTACAAATCTGGATGACTTGTGCGAGCAAGAAGACAAGAAAATAGAAGCTTCTGTTAG TCCTGTTGAAGAAAAGAGAAAAGCACCAAGGATCAAAGGGTGGGGCCTTAGAAAGTTCAGTACAATAG TGTGTGATAAGGTTAAGGAGAAGGGAAGAACTACTTATAATGAG GTTGCAGATGAAATAATTTGCGACTTATCATCCATGGAGAAAAAGGATACTAAG TTTGATGAGAAAAACATACGAAGGAGAGTTTATGATGCATTTAATGTTTTGATGGCAATTAATGTTATTGCAAAAGACAAAAAGGAGATAATTTGGGTTGGTTTTCCTTGCAATGGACTTGACAAGTTGGCAAAAACTGAG gaaagaagaaaattgttaCTTAAGATCCAAGAAAAAGCAAATTCTTTACGAGAGTTGGAGAACAAG TATAGAGATATCAGCAATCTTATACGCCGGAACCAACTGTCACACAAGTTAGGGAGTGCTTCTTCCGACGGAATAGCTCTACCATTTTTGTTGGTTCGg ACAAATCCTAAGGCCACAGTAGAGATTGAGATCTCAGAAGACATGCGAATGGTGAATTTCGACTTCCACGG AGCACCCTTCCACTTGCATGATACTGATTCAATTCTCAAAGCTATGCGATGCGCCAGGTCTTCTGAACAAGATCAAAACTTGGCAGATACTTTGACGGAACAAAAATCTCAGCAGCAGCAGTCTGCATTGGTGCCAAGGGATTAA
- the LOC121983363 gene encoding transcription factor Dp-like isoform X2: MHVNHSSEISLAVTDTEMSTNCKNTTNLDDLCEQEDKKIEASVSPVEEKRKAPRIKGWGLRKFSTIVCDKVKEKGRTTYNEVADEIICDLSSMEKKDTKFDEKNIRRRVYDAFNVLMAINVIAKDKKEIIWVGFPCNGLDKLAKTEERRKLLLKIQEKANSLRELENKRYQQSYTPEPTVTQVRECFFRRNSSTIFVGSDKS; encoded by the exons ATGCATGTGAACCATAGCAGTGAGATTTCTTTAGCAGTTACTGATACAGAGATGAGCACAAATTGCAAGAATACTACAAATCTGGATGACTTGTGCGAGCAAGAAGACAAGAAAATAGAAGCTTCTGTTAG TCCTGTTGAAGAAAAGAGAAAAGCACCAAGGATCAAAGGGTGGGGCCTTAGAAAGTTCAGTACAATAG TGTGTGATAAGGTTAAGGAGAAGGGAAGAACTACTTATAATGAG GTTGCAGATGAAATAATTTGCGACTTATCATCCATGGAGAAAAAGGATACTAAG TTTGATGAGAAAAACATACGAAGGAGAGTTTATGATGCATTTAATGTTTTGATGGCAATTAATGTTATTGCAAAAGACAAAAAGGAGATAATTTGGGTTGGTTTTCCTTGCAATGGACTTGACAAGTTGGCAAAAACTGAG gaaagaagaaaattgttaCTTAAGATCCAAGAAAAAGCAAATTCTTTACGAGAGTTGGAGAACAAG AGATATCAGCAATCTTATACGCCGGAACCAACTGTCACACAAGTTAGGGAGTGCTTCTTCCGACGGAATAGCTCTACCATTTTTGTTGGTTCGg ACAAATCCTAA
- the LOC121982340 gene encoding 60S ribosomal protein L37a-1: MTKRTKKAGIVGKYGTRYGASLRKQIKKMEVSQHAKYFCEFCGKFAVKRKAVGIWGCKDCGKVKAGGAYTLNTASAVTVRSTIRRLREQTES, from the exons ATG ACGAAGCGCACCAAGAAGGCTGGAATTGTTGGCAAATACG GTACCAGATATGGTGCAAGTTTGCGAAAGCAAATCAAGAAAATGGAGGTTTCTCAGCATGCAAAGTATTTCTGCGAATTCTGTGGGAAG TTTGCTGTGAAAAGAAAGGCAGTTGGAATCTGGGGCTGCAAGGATTGTGGCAAGGTCAAGGCTGGTGGTGCTTATACATTGAA CACTGCTAGCGCCGTGACCGTGAGGAGCACTATTCGTCGGTTGAGAGAACAAACTGAAAGCTAA
- the LOC121980146 gene encoding pathogenesis-related protein PRB1-3-like, with protein sequence MEQSPSPSRLSFLLLLLLLPLSFAVEVPSPPSSGKGNAPVNGGRVCENFTVPIVGGISLCITPKSRPPPPTLSSYFERRSVREFLLAHNRVRGALREKPLQWDRNLARFARRWANQRRRNCDMVHSMGPYGENLFWGGAGADWTAVQAVEEWAKEAEDYDRDSNECAPGKMCGHFTQLVWNETDKVGCALVNCIKGGVIITCNYDPPGNYVGESPFQ encoded by the coding sequence ATGGAGCAGAGTCCGTCGCCGTCACgtctctccttcctcctcctcctccttctcctccctcTCTCTTTCGCCGTAGAAGTCCCTTCGCCACCGTCATCCGGCAAGGGCAACGCCCCCGTCAATGGCGGCAGAGTCTGCGAGAACTTCACCGTCCCTATAGTCGGCGGCATCAGCCTTTGCATCACCCCGAAATCTCGGCCCCCTCCGCCCACTCTTTCTTCATATTTCGAGAGGCGCTCGGTGCGGGAATTCCTTCTGGCCCACAATCGGGTGCGGGGGGCGCTGAGGGAGAAGCCGCTGCAGTGGGACCGGAATCTGGCCCGGTTCGCGCGGCGGTGGGCGAACCAGCGGCGACGCAACTGCGACATGGTGCACTCCATGGGCCCCTACGGGGAGAACCTGTTCTGGGGTGGCGCGGGGGCGGATTGGACGGCGGTGCAGGCGGTGGAGGAGTGGGCGAAGGAGGCGGAGGACTACGACCGCGACAGCAACGAATGCGCGCCGGGGAAGATGTGCGGTCACTTCACGCAGCTGGTGTGGAATGAGACCGACAAGGTCGGGTGCGCCCTCGTCAACTGCATCAAAGGAGGCGTCATCATCACCTGCAACTACGACCCGCCGGGAAACTACGTCGGCGAGAGCCCTTTCCAATAA
- the LOC121982342 gene encoding hexokinase-2-like yields the protein MVKGAVATAVTCAAAACAVTALVVGQRAQSSVRWDHVDAVVRELEESCATPIKKLRQVADAMAVEMHAGLASEGGTKLKMLISYVDNLPTGDETGLFYALDLGGTNFRVLRVQLGGKEGRVVKQEFEEVSIPPQLMTGGSDELFDFIASALARFVASEGEDYHLPVGRQRELGFTFSFPVRQISIGSGTLVKWTKGFNIDATVGEDVVAELARAMERQGLNMRVSALVNDTIGTLAGGRYHDEDVVAAVILGTGTNAAYVERAEAIPKWRGLLPKSGDMVINMEWGNFSSAHLPVTEYDRALDDESLNPGEQIYEKLISGMYLGEIVRRILLRLAKEAALFGETVPEKLQVPFVLRTPVMSAMHHDRSSDLDVVGTKLKDELGISSTSLRVRKVVVQICEVVARRSGRLAAAGIVGIMKKVGRDDAGEEGSRIPRTVIAMDGGLYEHYAMVSATVQCTVKEMLGEEATASVVIKMANDGSGVGAALLAASHSQYLELEQSQ from the exons ATGGTGAAGGGAGCGGTCGCGACGGCGGTGACTTGTGCTGCGGCGGCGTGCGCGGTGACGGCCCTCGTCGTGGGTCAGCGGGCGCAGAGCTCCGTCCGCTGGGATCACGTTGACGCCGTGGTGAGAGAGCTCGAGGAGAGCTGCGCCACGCCCATCAAGAAACTGAGGCAGGTGGCGGACGCGATGGCGGTGGAGATGCACGCCGGACTCGCCTCCGAGGGCGGCACCAAGCTGAAGATGCTGATCAGCTACGTCGACAACCTTCCCACCGG GGATGAGACAGGACTGTTCTATGCATTGGACCTTGGCGGAACCAACTTCCGGGTCCTGCGAGTGCAACTCGGAGGGAAGGAGGGCCGAGTTGTCAAGCAAGAATTCGAGGAGGTTTCAATTCCTCCACAACTCATGACTGGAGGCTCAGAc GAACTGTTTGATTTTATCGCTTCGGCTTTAGCGCGGTTCGTCGCTTCTGAAGGCGAAGACTATCACCTTCCTGTTGGTAGACAGAGGGAGCTCGGCTTCACCTTTTCTTTTCCGGTGAGGCAAATCTCCATAGGATCAGGCACTCTTGTTAAATGGACAAAAGGTTTCAATATCGATGCCACG GTAGGGGAAGATGTGGTGGCTGAATTGGCCAGGGCCATGGAGAGACAAGGCCTTAATATGCGAGTGTCGGCTTTG GTTAACGATACGATCGGAACGTTGGCCGGGGGGAGATACCATGATGAAGATGTAGTTGCCGCAGTGATATTGGGCACCGGCACGAATGCAGCTTACGTAGAGCGAGCCGAGGCGATTCCTAAATGGCGTGGACTCTTGCCCAAATCAGGAGACATG GTTATCAATATGGAGTGGGGAAATTTTAGCTCAGCTCATCTACCTGTAACAGAATATGATCGAGCATTGGACGATGAGAGCTTGAACCCCGGTGAACAG ATTTACGAGAAGTTGATCTCCGGAATGTACTTGGGAGAGATAGTACGAAGAATTCTCCTGAGATTGGCCAAGGAAGCTGCCCTTTTCGGAGAGACTGTGCCTGAAAAACTACAAGTTCCATTCGTACTGAG GACTCCGGTGATGTCTGCCATGCATCATGATAGATCATCCGATCTTGATGTTGTTGGGACAAAACTGAAAGATGAACTGGGG ATATCGAGCACTTCTCTCCGAGTCAGGAAAGTGGTGGTTCAGATATGTGAGGTCGTCGCAAGACGCAGCGGACGCTTAGCTGCCGCTGGGATCGTCGGCATCATGAAGAAGGTTGGCCGTGATGATGCAGGGGAGGAAGGGAGTCGCATTCCGAGGACAGTTATCGCGATGGACGGAGGACTTTACGAGCATTACGCGATGGTCAGTGCGACGGTGCAGTGCACGGTGAAGGAGATGCTAGGAGAAGAGGCCACGGCTTCGGTCGTCATCAAGATGGCGAACGATGGCTCCGGTGTCGGAGCGGCTCTCCTTGCTGCCTCGCACTCTCAGTACCTGGAGCTTGAGCAGTCCCAGTGA